In the Plodia interpunctella isolate USDA-ARS_2022_Savannah chromosome 6, ilPloInte3.2, whole genome shotgun sequence genome, one interval contains:
- the LOC128670739 gene encoding larval cuticle protein 65Ag1-like, translating to MKIFVIFSCLFVAALALPAHDPSLRELPAVRHEEVHDEYGQYALRYITAENTVVSERGRLVPSINGSHVLEIEGQYQFVGDDGQIYITKYRGGADGFHVDGNHLPQPVPVPAVAI from the exons atgaaaatc TTCGTGATCTTCAGCTGCTTGTTTGTCGCGGCGTTGGCCCTCCCGGCTCATGACCCCTCACTGAGGGAGCTGCCAGCTGTTCGTCACGAAGAGGTCCATGATGAGTATGGCCAGTACGCGCTTAGATACATCACTGCTGAGA ACACCGTAGTCTCGGAGCGAGGCCGCTTAGTTCCGAGTATCAACGGCAGCCACGTGCTGGAGATCGAGGGCCAGTACCAGTTCGTGGGTGACGACGGTCAGATCTACATCACCAAGTACAGAGGCGGCGCCGACGGCTTCCACGTCGACGGCAACCACCTGCCGCAGCCGGTGCCCGTGCCCGCTGTAgctatctaa